The DNA sequence atttttctactgtattgttgacggtatgtttgttttactccatttgtaactctgtgttattgtatgttgtggaactgctttgctttatcttggccaggtcgcaattgtaaatgagaacttgttctcaacttgcctacctggttaaataaaggtgaaataaaataaaatacatttaaaaatcctcgcagtggcagaccacgtgtaacaacacctgcacaggatcggtacatccaaacatcacgtctgggggacaggtacaggatggcaacaacaactgcccgagttacaccaggaacgcacaatccctccatcagtgctcagactgtccgcaataggctgagaggctggactgagtgcttgtaggcctgttgtaaggcaggtcctcaccagacatcactggcaaaagcgtcgcctatgggcacaaacccaccgtcgctggaccagacaggactgccaaaaagtgctcttcactgacgagtcgcggttttgtctcaccaggggtgatggtcggattcacgtttatcgtcgaaagaatgaacgttacaccgaggcctgtactctgaagcgggatcgatttggaggtgttgtcattgcaggcagtctcaacgctgtgtattacagggaagacatcctcctccctcatgtggtacacttcctgcaggctcatcctgacatgaccctccagcatgacaatgccaccagccatactgctcgttctgtgcatgatttcctgcaagacaggaatatcagtgttctgccatggtcagcgaagagcccggatctcaatcccattgagcacctctgggacctgttggatcggagtgtgagagctagggccaatccccccagaaatgtccaggaacttgcaggtgccttggtggaagagtggggtaacatctcacagcaagaactggcaaatctggtgcagtccatgaggaggagatgcactgcagtacttaatgcagtttgtggccacaccagatactgactgtaactTTTGATtctgacccccctttgttcagggacacattattccctttctgttagtcacatttctgtggaactggttcagtttgtctcagctgttgaatcttgttatgttcatacaaatatttacacatgttaagtgtaaataaatgcagttgacaatgagaggacgtttctttttttgctgagtttatatacatatccgtatacagttgaagtcggaagtttacatacaccttagccaaatacatttaaactcagtttttcacaattcctgaaattgaatcctagtaaaaatcccctgtcttaggttagttaggatcaccactttatgttaagaatgtgaaatgtcagaataatagtagagagattgatttatttcagcttgtatttctttcatcacattcccagtgggtcggaagtgtacatacactcaattagtatttggtagcattgcctttaaaatgtttaacttgggtcaaacgttttgggtagccttccaaaagcttcccacgataagttggcagagctggtgtaactgaatcaggtttgtaggccttcttgcacacacacgctttttcagtcctgcccacacattttctataggattgaggtcagggctttgtgatggccactccaataccttgcctttgttgtccttaagccattttgccacaactttggaagtatgcttggggtcattgtccatttggaagacccatttgcgaccaagctttaacttcctgactgatgttttgagattttgctttaatatatccacatatcctccctcatgatgccatctattttgtgaagtgcaccagtccctcctgtagcaaagcaccccacaacatgatgctgccacccctgtgattcacggttgggatggtgttcttcggcttgcaagcctccccctttttcctccaaacataatgatggccattatggccaaacaggtctgattttgtttcatcataccagaggacatttctccaaaaagtacaatctttgtccccatgtacagttgcaaacctgagtctgttttttttatgccggttttggagcagtggcttcttccttgctgagcggcctttcaggttatgtcaatataggactcgttttactgtggataaagatacttttgtacctgtttcctccagcatcttcacaaggtcctttgctgttgttctgagattgatttgcacttttcgcaccaaagtacgttcatctctaggagacagaacacatctccttcctgagcggaatgacggctgcgtggtcccatggtgtttatacttgcgttctattgtttgtacagatgaacgtggtaccttcaggcatttggaatttgctcccaaggatgaaccaggcttgtggaggtctacaattttatttctgaggtcttggctgatttcttttgattttcccatgatgtcaagcaaagaggcactgagtttgaaggtaggccttgaaatacatccacctccaattgactcaaatgttgtcaattagcctatcagaagcttctaaagccatgacatcattttctggaattttcgtacctgtttaaaggtatgtaaacttctgacccattggaattgtgatacagtgaattataagtgaaataatctgtctgtaaacaattgttggaaaaattacttgtgtcatgcacaaagtagatgtcctaaccaacttgccaaaactatagtttgttaacaagacatttgtggagtggttgaaaaatgggttttaatgactccaaccttagtgtatgtaaacctccgacttcaactgtatatacatattttgtgcacacatttgtttacatccttgttagtgagcatttctccttcaccaAGATAATCgatccacctgacagctgtggcatatcaagaagctgattaaacaccatgatccttacacaggtgcaccttgtgctggggacaataaaaggctactctaaaatgtgcagttttgttacacaacacaatgctacagatctttcaaattttgagggagcggTCAATTCGCCATGCGGCTGCTGGAGTGTCttccaaagctgttgccagagaatagaatgttaatttctctaccataaaccgcagTACGTCCAATaagtctcacaaccgcagaccacgtgtaaccacgccagcccaggacctccacatccattttcttcaccagcgggatcatctgagaccagccacccagacagctgatgaaactgtggatttgcacaattgaagaatttctgcacaaactgtcagaaaccatctcagggaagctcatctgcaaactcatcgtcctcaccatggtcttgacctgactgcagttttgcgtcgtaaccgacttcagtgggaaaatgctcaccttcgatggccgctggcacgctggagaagtttgctcttcacagatgaatcacagtttcaattgtactgggcagatggcagacagcgagCAGTTTGGTGATGTCATTGCTGTGGACAGCGAGTTCCCCATtttggcggtggggttatggtatgggcaggcataagctacagacaacaaacacaattgcattttatctttggcaatttgaatgcacagagataccgtgacgagatcctgaggcccattgttgtgccattcagccaccgccatcaccttatgtttcagcatgataatgcacggccccatgtcatcggatctgtacacaattcctggaagctgaaaatgtcccagttcttccatggcctgcatactaaccaaacatgttacccattgagcatgttaggGATGCTCTGTattgacatgtacgacagcgcgTTCCAGTTCCCGGCAACTTCACGCAACCAATGAAGGGGctgggaaaacattccacaggccacaatcaacagcctgattaactctatgcgaaggagatgtgttgcactgcatgaggcaaatggtggtcataccagatactgactggtgttctgacccatgcccctacctttaaggtatctgtgaccaacagatgcatatctgtattcccagtcatgggaaatccatacattagggcataatacatttatttcaattgactgatttgctCATATGAACTGTATTTCAGTAAAATCTAAAAgattgttgcatgttacgtttatatttttggtcagtgaattatatatattgtatatacacacacatactcacacatcaATTATGTTTTTATTAGGAAAAGTGGCAATAACATTTACTTCCATTGTGTGTTTTTTTCAAAAATAATTTcctgtctgtttttctctttcCAGCTGAGTATACTTTTGGTTGATGAACCTCAGGTttgaggtcaattccatttaaattccagtcaattcaggaagtacctTGAAATTCAAATTCCAATGAGGAACATGTGTCATTTGAATCTGGTTTAGTTTCTGAATTGACTGGCATTGAAATGGAATTAACCACAACCCGTGATGACGAATGATAAAATAATACATGCTGTATCTCCAAAAAAAACACTAGAGGGCAACATTGCCTGGCATGTCTTGCAATGAGAATGGGGTTAGCGTTACGATATGGAATAGCATGAATAAAATAATGAGGGATTCCGTGTACAGCACTTTAAAATGAAAGTGAATGTGATCTCTAAAGCAAACGGGATATTCTTTGAAGAGATTCCATTGGGTATGATGTCCATGGATGTCACGCAAGGAAGCTGAGTTGGGCTGAAAAATCGAAAGTGAAACTATCAGAGATACAGTGTCAAAACATTGGAGGTAGAACGGGTAGGTTAATTACCTGAAAAAGGtagaaacaatgtaaaaatatttttGCTACGTATCCACAGCCAGTCAGTTGCACAACATTGGGATCTATAAGGCATAGATTTTTGTTTTTCTACAGCGGTAACTATACAGTACTGGATTTATTGTTGTTACTATCTAACTTACAtgtatgtttttctttctctctcagtcctgTCAAATTACCACTGTGCAGCTGTATTGGTGATCAGGGTTGACTTTAATTCAGTTAGTTCAGTAAAATGAAAAGTCTTCATAATAAATGATGGGAGATTTGAATTAAATTATTCactgaattgaccccagccctggtGGTGACTATACAAAATACTCTTATAGAGGGAGAAGATGGGAGTTTAGTTCAGTCGAAAAGGAAGAGGTTTGTGTTGTTCAATGACACCCTGTATACATTACGACATCATACTTTGTACTCAATCAGTAGCTGAGAATATCTGTGTTGTAGTTCACGTTTAAATAACATTTCtcattgagccgacatatgcagcgtgtACCGTGAATGCAGTATCCGCAactgcgggaacattgcctttgtCAATCGCCCTATAAAGTGGATCTTCGGCGCTTCAGATTGAATTTAGATTTAGTCAATAATCTTTTGGGGGGGAATAAATCATGGAAACATACTTTGAGTAAATAATAATTTGAGTGGTTAGATTTTAGAAAAGAAAACATCTCTATATCTATGTCTTCAATATGTTTTTTCATCAATACATTATTGATGTGAGTGTACAACACATATAGCCTAACCCGGTAcatatggaatgccgtttgggtcttggcgtgtcaaaaagatacacgtcaaataacattaTTTGACGCGTCAAATAAGCttcttgaccaatcaggacctgaataatgactccacgtcacataataatttaacatgTTCATAAATTGTTTCCGTacttattacacattgattacactctcactcatatttcatatgtcacaacgattcaccgatacgtatgctatgagtCATAGATTTTGTCACTGATGATTATgaggtacagccagaagaggatagGCTCTCTGAGCTGGGTTCCTCCTCCACGTTTCCTATATGGGAATCTTTCCAAGCCACTGTGCTCTCACTTCTGCTTTGCTTGCACTTTGGGGtctaggctgggttactgtaaagcactttgtgataaCTACTGATGTATAAaggtctttataaatacatttgattgattgatctcatCAGTTTACAAATTGGTGTCAACTGTGTGTCCGTTAGCAGAGCCATGCCAGCGAAGTTGGTGCAGTTCACCggttgggaggctgtggttgagAAGCAGATTGTCCTGAAACCTGGCCAGGCACCACGGGGCAGACAAGGCTACACCATGTACCATGGCACCCACCGTGACAGCGCTCGAGCCATCATCACAGGTGGGTTCCGGCCCTCGGCGGGGGGCACGTTGGGCCCGGGGGTCTACTGCAGTCGGGACATAGCCAAGGCGAAGGGTTACCCCGGTGGGTGTCCCACTGGAGAACATGTGGTATTGCAGCTGAAGGTCCGGGTGGGCCGCGTGAAGAAGATGGATAGGCAGAATGTAGCAATGTGGTGCTCGTGGCAACAGAGCGGATACGATACAGCCTGGCTGCCCTCCACCGTCATTGGGCATGAGGAGGACTGCGTTAAAGATCCAAAGCGGGTGGCGGTTAACGGCATCGCGCACTGTGGCGACCCGGCCACGAAGCAAGCCCTCGAGAAGCTCATCAGTCAGCAGAGGCATGGGGTGGAATCAAGTGGGAGGGTTGTGGGCGGGTGTAAGGAGTGCAAGATGCAGACACCGATTGGCCActctctggaggtgtgttgggggtGTGGCGCCACTGTATGCCCTTTTATGGACAAACACGTCTGCAAAAGGAGCAGTTGAAAGTGACAGCTTCAAAATACTGGATACTATACGATGATGACATTATTTGTTAATTCAACAATAAAAGTTTGTGTGAAAATACATTTATATTTGTTGGTTCACTCATTGTCACCCACGATGAAATCAGAGGGTGGATCTGTCTCCGTCCGTTCGTACGTACAATGCTCACGTTAGTTAGTCACACGCGATCTCTCAGACACCACTGGCCCGGTTTTGACTAAACTTGGGTgaaaaggttgtgagttcaaatctcatcatggaaaactttagcattttagctaattagcaacttttcatcTACTTGCTACTTTTAAGCTACTTTGCaaatacttagcatgttagctaacacttcc is a window from the Salmo trutta chromosome 38, fSalTru1.1, whole genome shotgun sequence genome containing:
- the LOC115178504 gene encoding uncharacterized protein LOC115178504; amino-acid sequence: MPAKLVQFTGWEAVVEKQIVLKPGQAPRGRQGYTMYHGTHRDSARAIITGGFRPSAGGTLGPGVYCSRDIAKAKGYPGGCPTGEHVVLQLKVRVGRVKKMDRQNVAMWCSWQQSGYDTAWLPSTVIGHEEDCVKDPKRVAVNGIAHCGDPATKQALEKLISQQRHGVESSGRVVGGCKECKMQTPIGHSLEVCWGCGATVCPFMDKHVCKRSS